Sequence from the Mycobacterium florentinum genome:
CGGTGTTGCTGATCACCGCCGTGCACCGCGACTTCGCGTCGACCGATACGCTGGCCGCACTGGCTATCGCCGATGTTGGTGTGGCACTTGATGATCCACGCGCCGCGACGCCGTGGACCGCGGACATCATCACCGGCACCGACCTGGCCGACGCGGTTCGGATCCTGTCCGCGATTCCGGTGGCCCGCTCGGCCAGCGAATCGGCGATACACCTAGCCCAGGGCGGCACAACGCTGGCCGGGCTGCTGCTGGTCACCGGCAGCGAGCAGGAGCGGCCCAACAACCCGGCGAGCTTCCGCCGCTGGCTCAACCCGGTCAACGCCGCCGCCGTCACCGCACTGATCGCCGGAACCTTCTCGGCCAGTAGGGTTTTGCGCCTGCCCGACCCCACCCCACAGCCGCTCACCGCCTGGCACGCGCTGGATCCCGAGATCGTGTACTCGCGGCTGGCCGGCGGCTCGCGACCGCTGGCGGTGGAGACCCTGACCCCGTCCTGGCGCCGCCGCCTCGACGACCTGTCCTACAGCCCGCCGTTCGCGGGGCTGCGCGCGCCGCTGCACAACCTGGCGCGGCTGGCCGCGGCTACCCGGGTCGAGCTCTCCGACCCGCTGACCCCGATCCTGGCCGTGGGCGCCGCCGCGTCGGCCATCGTCGGCAGCAACATCGACGCGCTGCTGGTCGGCGGCGTCATGACCGCCAACGCGATAACCGGTGGGGCACAACGGCTGCGGGCCGAAGCAGCCGCTGCCGAACTGTTCGCCGAGCAGGATCAGCTGGTGCGCCGCGTCGCGGTCCCCGCCGTGGCCACCACCCGGCGCCGGCTGGAGGCGGCCCAGCGCGCTACCCGCACTGTCACGGTGTCCGCCAAGTCGCTGCGGCCCGGCGACGTCATCGACCTGGCCGCACCGGAGGTGATTCCGGCCGACGCGCGGCTGCTGGTGGCCGAGGACCTCGAGGTCGACGAGTCGCTGCTCACCGGCGAGTCGCTGCCGGTGGACAAGCAGGTGGAACCCGTCGCCGTCAACGACCCCGAACGGGCGAGCATGCTGTTCGAGGGCAGCACGATCGTCGCGGGCCGCGCTCGCGCGATCGTGGTGGCGACCGGGGTCAATACCGCTGCGCACCGGGCGATTTCGGCGGTGGCCGACGTCGAGACGGCGGCCGGAGTCCAGGCCCGGCTGCGCGAGCTCACTTCCAAGGTGCTGCCGCTGACCCTGACCGGTGGCGCCGCGGTGACCGCCCTGGCGTTGCTGCGCCGCGCGTCGCTGCGGCAGGCGGTCGCCGATGGCGTCGCGATCGCGGTGGCCGCCGTTCCGGAGGGTCTACCGCTGGTCGCCACGCTGTCCCAGCTGGCCGCGGCTCAGCGCCTGACGTCGCACGGGGTGCTGGTCCGCTCGCCACGCACGATCGAAGCCCTGGGCCGCGTCGACACCGTATGTTTCGACAAGACAGGCACTCTCACCGAGAACCGGCTGCGTGTGCTGTGCGCGATGCCGCACGATGCCCGGCCGGGCGATCCATTCCCGGAAGCCGAGGATCCGCGCTCGGCCGCGGTGCTGCGGGCGGCCGCCTGGGCCTCCCCGCAGCCCCAGGACGGTCAGGGCCACGCGCACGCCACCGACGAGGCCATCATCACCGCGGCGAGTTTCCTTCTCACCAAGAACAAGGCGGGTTGGCGGCTGCTCGCCGAGGTGCCGTTCGAGTCCAGCCGTGGTTACGCCGCCGCGATCGGCACCCTGAGCGCGGAGGCGGACAAGCCGGTGCTGATGCTCAAGGGCGCGCCCGAGGTGGTGTTGCCCCGTTGCCGGTTCGCCGACCCGGAAGCCGACCGTGCGCATGCGGAGTCGGTGGTGCGCAGCCTCGCCGAGCGGGGCTTGCGGGTGCTGGCGGTGGCCCGGCGCCCCTGGCCCAACGGGACCACTCACGATGAGGACACCGATGTCGACGCGGTCGACACCTACGCGCAGGAGCTCGAGTTGCTGGGCTACGTCGGGCTGGCCGACACCGCACGGGCATCGTCGCGCCCGCTGATCGAGGCGCTGGAAGCCGCCGGCCGCGAGGTGGTGCTGATCACCGGCGACCACCCGATCACCGCGCGGGCGATCGCCCGCCAGCTGGGACTTCCGGCGGATGCCCGGGTCATCACCGGCACCGATCTGGCCGGTCTCGACGAGGACGCCGCCGCCAAGGTCGTATCGAACGTGCAGGTGTTCGCCCGCGTCAGCCCGGAGCAGAAGGTGCAGATCGTGGCGGCGCTGCAACGCTGCGGGCGGGTGACGGCGATGGTCGGCGACGGCGCCAACGACGCCGCCGCGATCCGGATGGCCGACGTGGGCATCGGCGTGAGCGGCCGCGGTTCGTCGGCCGCCCGCAGCGCCGCCGACATCGTCTTGACCGACCGCGACCTGTCCGTGCTGCTCGACGCGCTGGTCGAGGGCCGCAGCATGTGGGCCGGCGTTCGCGACGCCGTCACCATCCTGGTCGGCGGCAACGTCGGCGAGGTGCTGTTCACCATCATCGGGACCGCGTTCGGCCAGGGCCGCGCGCCGGTGGGAACCCGTCAGCTGCTGCTGGTGAACCTGCTCACCGACATGTTCCCCGCGCTGGCGGTTGCCGTAACCTCGCAGTACGTCGAACCCGACGAGGCCGAGTACGAATCCGAGGAACAGGCCGAAAAGGCCCGCGCCGCACACCGACTCGCGGTGCTGACCGGACCCACCCCGTCGCTCGATGCCCCGCTGATGCGCCAGATCGTCACCCGCGGCGTCGTCACGGCCGCCGGCGCTACCGCCGCCTGGACCATCGGCCGCTGGACACCGGGCAGCGAGCGCCGGACGGCGACAATGGGATTGACGGCCCTGGTGACGACGCAGCTCGCCCAGACCCTGCTGACACGCCAGCACAGTCCGCTCGTCGTGGCGACCGCGCTGGGCAGCGCGGGCGTCTTGGTCGGCATCGTTCAGACCCCGGTGATCAGCCAGTTCTTCGGATGCACGCCGCTGGGACCGGTCGCGTGGTCGGGCGTGATGGGCGCCACCGCGGGCGCCACCGCGATCTCGTGGCTGGCACCCAACTGGCTGAACAAGACCGTCGGCGTCCTCCAGCCCGACGGCGCGGCCGAAGACGAGCAGGACACCCCGGAGGCTTAGGTCGCCAGTTCCTTCCGGATGACCTTGCCGGCGGGGTTGCGCGGAATGCTGTCGACGACGTGGATATCCCTGGGCTGTTCGAAGCGAGAAACCTTGTCCTTCAAGTACTCCCGTAGCGCCGCGACATCGATTTGACGCGCGGCGCGAGCCACGACGAAGGCGGCCAGCCGGCGTCCGAACTGTTCGTCGGCAACCCCGACGACGGCGTTCTCGGCGACGTCGGGATACGCGGCGAGCGCGTTCTCCAGCGCCCGCGGGTACACGTTTTCACCACCCGACACGATCATGTCGTCCTCGCGGCCGACGATGTAGAGCCGGCCCGAGTTGTCCAGATAGCCCATGTCGCCGGTGCTGGTCATCTGGTCGATGACGGCCTTGTCGGCACCGCCGATGTAACCCTTGGTCGTCAGCTCGCCGCCCACGAAAATCCGGCCCGTCACGCGCGGCCCGACGGCCCGGCCGGTTTTGTCGAAGATCCGAACCGGGCATCCCGCGACCGGCCGCCCCACCGTGTCGGGGGCATGACGCAACTCCAAAGGTGTTGCCAAAGCGCCGATTCCGACCTCGGTGGAACCGTATCCGTTGTAGAGGATGTCGCCGTAGGAGTCCATGAAGCGGCGCGCCAGGCTCGGATCAAGCCGATCACCGCTGGATATCACGACCTGAAGCGACAACGGGTTTCGCATCCGCACCCGTTGCGGTAAATCCATGATGCGCGCCAGCATGATCGGGACCACGCTGAGCGCGTCGGCGCGCTGCAGCGATGCCTGGGCCAGCGTCGTCTCGGCATCGAAGCGCCGATGCGTCAGAACCGTGCCGCCCAGGCTGACGGTGAGCATCAGCATGCCCAGGCCGAGGCCGTGAAACATCGGTACCGCCACCGCGATTCGTGATCCGACGCGCAGCCCGGTGCGCTGGAGAATGGTCATGCCGACGCCCACTCCCGAACTCATCCGAGGCATCCGCGGAACGCCCTTTGGCACACCCGTGGTACCCGAGGTCAGCAGAATCAGTCGACCGGACTCGACGACGCGCGGTCGCGGCGCGCCCGGCCGGATCAGCACGGTTGCCGGATCGATCACGCCGACCGACGGCGCGGCGTCGGCGACCCGATCGACAAACTCGTTGTCGCAGAACATGTTTCTGATCTGGTGTGAATCCAGCGCATCCGCGAGAGCCGTGCTGCGAAACTCCGTGTTCACCAGCACCACGTCGGCTCCGACCAGGGCCGCGGCGAACACGGAAGCCGCGAAGTCACTGCCGTTGCGGCACATGATCCCCACCGCCTCGCCCGGGCCGGCGCCATCGCGGACGAGCTCGTGAGCGAGCGCCTCGGCCTTGCACTGCAACTCGCGGTAGCTCAGTGCCCCCTCGTCGTCGATGATCGCCGTGCGCTCCGGCCAGCGCGCCGCCGCGACAGCCAGCAGCGTGGACAGGTT
This genomic interval carries:
- a CDS encoding cation-translocating P-type ATPase, producing MKIPGVTSVVAGLTDGAAQLVKAGVSTAAGAAGAVQVLASPVVELAGPVVQSMADSTSRALGITPSSNGSAGPITPPVRWQSGRRVHLDLDPLLPFSRWYEYSAVVEEPVRRIPGVAEAHVEGSLGRLVFELSEDAEDYDDVVDEVRSTVAAIAADLATTKSDVPISAPFADPGNPLAILVPLTSAAMDMVAMTAAVTGWVTRLPAAPQTTRAAAALINHQPRMVSVLESRLGRVGTDIVLAATTAAAHGLTQSFGTPFLDMTQRTLQITEAAAHRRVWREREPHLASPERPQAPVVPVISSAGAKSHVPRHSWAAAAAGEASHVVVGGAIDAAMDTEKGSMAGPVESYVESAANGSLIAAASALVAGGGTEDAAAAIEAGVPRAAHMGRQAFASTLGRGLANGGQLVLDPGALRRLDRLKVVVIDGAALRGDHRAVLKSIGEAPGWDDDRVYEVADALLHGEEAPEPDPDELPATGAHLRWVPLQGPSATPAQGLESADLIVDGECVGTVEVGWEVDPYAIPLLQTANRTGARVVLRHVAGTEDLTASVAATHPPGTPLLTVVRDLRSDRGPVLLITAVHRDFASTDTLAALAIADVGVALDDPRAATPWTADIITGTDLADAVRILSAIPVARSASESAIHLAQGGTTLAGLLLVTGSEQERPNNPASFRRWLNPVNAAAVTALIAGTFSASRVLRLPDPTPQPLTAWHALDPEIVYSRLAGGSRPLAVETLTPSWRRRLDDLSYSPPFAGLRAPLHNLARLAAATRVELSDPLTPILAVGAAASAIVGSNIDALLVGGVMTANAITGGAQRLRAEAAAAELFAEQDQLVRRVAVPAVATTRRRLEAAQRATRTVTVSAKSLRPGDVIDLAAPEVIPADARLLVAEDLEVDESLLTGESLPVDKQVEPVAVNDPERASMLFEGSTIVAGRARAIVVATGVNTAAHRAISAVADVETAAGVQARLRELTSKVLPLTLTGGAAVTALALLRRASLRQAVADGVAIAVAAVPEGLPLVATLSQLAAAQRLTSHGVLVRSPRTIEALGRVDTVCFDKTGTLTENRLRVLCAMPHDARPGDPFPEAEDPRSAAVLRAAAWASPQPQDGQGHAHATDEAIITAASFLLTKNKAGWRLLAEVPFESSRGYAAAIGTLSAEADKPVLMLKGAPEVVLPRCRFADPEADRAHAESVVRSLAERGLRVLAVARRPWPNGTTHDEDTDVDAVDTYAQELELLGYVGLADTARASSRPLIEALEAAGREVVLITGDHPITARAIARQLGLPADARVITGTDLAGLDEDAAAKVVSNVQVFARVSPEQKVQIVAALQRCGRVTAMVGDGANDAAAIRMADVGIGVSGRGSSAARSAADIVLTDRDLSVLLDALVEGRSMWAGVRDAVTILVGGNVGEVLFTIIGTAFGQGRAPVGTRQLLLVNLLTDMFPALAVAVTSQYVEPDEAEYESEEQAEKARAAHRLAVLTGPTPSLDAPLMRQIVTRGVVTAAGATAAWTIGRWTPGSERRTATMGLTALVTTQLAQTLLTRQHSPLVVATALGSAGVLVGIVQTPVISQFFGCTPLGPVAWSGVMGATAGATAISWLAPNWLNKTVGVLQPDGAAEDEQDTPEA
- a CDS encoding AMP-binding protein, giving the protein MTDGVAATTARALLSSRLLSVPTPIAAVRLIREVYRGGTNLSTLLAVAAARWPERTAIIDDEGALSYRELQCKAEALAHELVRDGAGPGEAVGIMCRNGSDFAASVFAAALVGADVVLVNTEFRSTALADALDSHQIRNMFCDNEFVDRVADAAPSVGVIDPATVLIRPGAPRPRVVESGRLILLTSGTTGVPKGVPRMPRMSSGVGVGMTILQRTGLRVGSRIAVAVPMFHGLGLGMLMLTVSLGGTVLTHRRFDAETTLAQASLQRADALSVVPIMLARIMDLPQRVRMRNPLSLQVVISSGDRLDPSLARRFMDSYGDILYNGYGSTEVGIGALATPLELRHAPDTVGRPVAGCPVRIFDKTGRAVGPRVTGRIFVGGELTTKGYIGGADKAVIDQMTSTGDMGYLDNSGRLYIVGREDDMIVSGGENVYPRALENALAAYPDVAENAVVGVADEQFGRRLAAFVVARAARQIDVAALREYLKDKVSRFEQPRDIHVVDSIPRNPAGKVIRKELAT